The window TTGATCGTGACTTCTGGGGCTGGGGGTAGGAGGACTACTGGGGCTGGTGACGATGGACGAAGTGTGTCTAGAACATCACGTTTCATCATCAATCAAGAGACCCGCTCATGTGAGATGGACATGCCTACTCCTGTGTGTGCCCGCAGAGAATGGAGCAGCGGGGAGACGGCCGCGGTAGATGGAGAAAGAAGCAGTGACCATTCTTGTCTATTTAAGAGGAATAGGAAAGGTGGAGAAAGGAAATGGAACGGAGTGCAGAGGAGACAGTCGGGTGGGCATTATTTTTAGTCAGTTTTTGGAAGGGGAAGCAGCATGGATGTGATGCGCCTCACATAAATATGAGGCCCATTGTTCGATAAAAAATCTGACCCCGTTGCATTTTTTATACCCCCATTTCATTGTGAGACGAGTCAGTCGAGAAGAGAAAGAGGTCCGTCTTTATCGTTGATCACGTAGCTTGGCGATACAAATTGAAACTTGGCAGTAGACAGAGCAGAAACGATGGGCCTCTGGATAGTGGATGGAAATATGTAAAGGCCCTCTTTTTGTCTTCCATGCACAATACATTACATGCAGCGTGATAGAAGTTATTATTTCTCAAAAATGGATGATTATTGAGAGAAGGAAAACTTTTTTACACATGGGACCTACTTGATGATGTGGATGggttgcatgtcaagagaaataggttagtggggatgaactatttaggtattatagatgacATGATTATGCTATCGTAAATTGCACTACTAATGTAAAGAAAATGACAAGAGGACAAAGTAGAGAGAAAATGACAGCAAGATGCTGCTGTTCGGTGGTGCCATGAGTGGTGTATGCGCATCTGAAGCTAACCTTATCTTTTGATTCCCTTTGTCTTGTTGCCCGTGGTGTGGTATGCAACGCAATGCATGATCaagattccttttatttttctagcTTATACTTTTGAAGACTTTGGTGACATGCTGACAAAAGAGAAGGAAACAGAACTTGGTGCCATCTGACCAAATGATTGCTGCCAGGTTGTTATCTCAAAGGCAATCAGGTAACATGCATGATGGGAGGTGTCTTTCCAATGAGCTGGTGGCATTCTAGAGCTCACCGGCCGGGAGTCTTGCTTGGACCTGCCATTGCTAATCCACTGCAAACGCAGCAGAACTACTAGGTAAGCAGTTCTTTTTTCCTTAATTCAGTGTTTTGAGGTACCTAGGCATCAAAGCTACTTCCAGTGTCCTCCTTTTCAGATTATCCAGCATATTTTCTCTTGAATTTTTTTGGGTTCATGGGCAGTGGTGCCACTGTGTGAACGAGTTGAGTCTTGACTGACAATGAAACTAGTGTAGAACAAGCTAAGGTACTGTTTGTGTCTGAAACTATATTAGCTCGGGATCTTGAATTCTTGATGCATCCAGGTTTTCCATGGGAGCCTGCACCTGGAACCTGGATCACACAAGAGTTGAGAGATGATATCTGATTGAGTGGTGTGCTCAATTCTAGGTGCTTGAACTGCAGATTAGAAAAATATCATACCTAGGGATGCAAGTCCAGTGGTCTCGCCTGGTTTAAATTCCATCCTAGTTTGATTATATACCGAACTTCAATGTTTGTCAAACAATTTTACTAGAACGGGTCAATGGGCCTACCTGGCCGACGCAATTGCATCCCTAACCATATACATGCTGACGATTCAAGTGAGGATTCTCATTTTTCTTCTCTTGTCAGCGCAATCAACAAGAAAATATACTTGATCTTCGTATCGCTTGCTTAACATATTTTCCTCACTGCAGATTTTAGGATAGCCCAGTATAGTGTCTCCCTGTTGTCAGACTCGGTCTGCTTTCAAGAAAGAAAAACAGTTGGGAATGGATGCAATGTCGTCTGAAGAATATGCTTCTCAGTCCAAGTTACTGCAAGAATTCACCAATGTCCCAAGCATTGAAAGTGCTTGGCTTTTCAAAACCAACAATGGTAGGACTGCTATTTCTATATACACATACCTCGTTCACAATCATCATCTAGTTCTTCTCGATCCGGAGCTATATCAGAGCTGGTCTAATTAAAGCGTTCCTTGCTTCATTATTGCAGAAGACAGATCCACAGCAATGTTTTCCATTAGTCAACCAGACATGCTGGCGAACAAGAAGAGGAAATATATTTTGCATTCTCACATTGTGACACATGATGGAACCATGCCTCTCGAGTGCCATTGGTCTCCTTTCCCTATTGAAATGACCGGAGTGTCGGCTGTCGTTCCATCCCGTTCGGGGTCGAAGCTTCTGGTGGTGCGGAACGGGGAGAAAGGTTCGCGCACAAGACTTCAGATTGTGAATCAATCGCATGTGGAGAAAGAGATACATGTTGATCAGTCTATCCATGGTCCACTTTATACCGATGAGTGGTAAATGTACAGCATAAAGTCTGCATTTCCAGTCTCTGCTTCACTGCTATATATGTAACATATGACATTATGTTTGTCGGTACTGCAGGTTTCAAGGGATTTCCTGGAACCATGAAGAGACCTTCATAGCATACGTCGCTGAACAGCCACCTCAACCGAAACCAGTTTTCGACGACGCCGGATATAGAAAGGAAAGCTCTTCTGAGGAAGACTGTAATAGCTGGAGAGGGCAGGGGGATTGGGAAGAGGACTGGGGTGAAACTTACTCCAGAAAGGGGATACCCTCGTTGTTTGTTCTTGATATTGCTAGGTCTTTTAATTAGGACCTTCTAATGAACCTATCAATTACCACTCCTTAATCCAAAAGTATGGCTTACTAAACCAAGCATGTGTTGATCAGTTGATGTACTTTGGTGCATGCAGTGGAGAAATACGTGCTGCTAGAGGCATTACAAAATCAATAAGTGCTGGTCAAGTTGTTTGGGCTCCGCCATCTTCAAGCGGCCATCAAAAGCTTTTGGTCTTCGTCGGCTGGTTAGAACACAACGGATTTCAGGGCACCGCTAGAAAACTCGGCATCAAGTACTGTTCTAACAGGCCATGTTCTCTCTATGCAATTCATTCCCCTTTTGAAGAAGAACCAAATGCGAATAACGCGTCGGTTAGGTGAGGTCATGCTGTAACTCTGGAATTTTTAAAGCATCTGCTCCATACTGCTGTTTTGTTCAAATGGAAGAAGAAAGAAACTATCAACTGCTATGTAATATGATGCATCCCTTTTGTTCTTCCAGTGGTAGTGAATCAGTATCTGCTTCAGTAGCAACCAACTTAACACCAGGCATGAGCAGCGCTTTCTTTCCACGGTTCAGGTAATGCCTGTATTAATAATAGTCTTGCACCTTACTGAAGGATTTCAAACTGATGCTTTTCACCGAAGATAGTGGGGAACATAATGCTCATCTTTTCTGTCAACAGCAAGGATGGAAAACTCCTGGTGTTTCTATCTTCCAAACGTGCAGTAGATACTGGAGCGCATAATGCCACAGATTCGCTGCATAGAATCAACTGGCCTTCTGATTGGAAAGCAGAGCAACAACTCAGCGTGACCGATGTGGTATGGCCACATATATAATCTGCTTATCCCACTGTGATCTGCGCTCTGAACCATTTGAATTACGCTAGGTTCCTGTCGTAATGTGTCCTCAAGATGGATGTTTTCCTGGTCTATACTGCTCATCCATGCTGTCTGATCCTTGGCTTTCTGATCATTGTACGATGGTATTAACATCTGCTTGGAGAAGTACTGAAGTGATACTGTCAATAGATGTGTTAAGGTAGTaaataaatagaagttggcaaTATGCACCTTTTCCAGACCTTAAAGGATcacttttcaaatgttttttttTGTTTCATTTGGAAGTGGGGAAGTAACCAGAATAAGTCCAGAAGACTCAGATTACTCATGGAGCGCCCTTGCAATAAATGGCAACAATGTCCTCTCTGGTAATTCTACTTACGATCAGAGGCAGTGTGTTTATGCATATATAATCTTCCTATTTTAGTGCTAACAGTATCTGTTTCTCTTCTGACCATACTAGTGTCAAGTAGTCCCATCGACCCTCCTCAAATTAGGTATGGTCGTCGAGCATCATCAACAGAGGATCATGATGGCCATTGCGCATGGGTTTGGGACGAAGTTATGAGTCCGTTGACAGCAGCCAGTGACAAGGTTCCTTGCCGACTGCTGCAAATTTCTAAGTAGTATACacattttctttgctcaataatttacTCAAACATGCATCACCGTTTTTCGTGTGCCGCAGGCAAAGGCTTTGTTATCTGATCACAAGTTGAGCATACTCAGAATCCCGGTCCCTGACCCCTCTGGTGAACTCTCCGACGGTATTGCTTCAGCATGTGAACAAATGTTGTGAGCTAGTATTATACCATCCTTCACTAGATTATATGTATACTTTTTCCTATCCTCAGGTGGTCGgcttccatttgaggccatcttagtgTCCTGTGAGGATAGTTCACAGAAACCAACTGTTTTAATCCTTCATGGTGGCCCACACTCAGCATCTGTATCAAGCTATTCAAAATCATCGGCGTTTCTCGCGTCACTTGGGTTTAACCTGCTCATTGTAAATTATAGGTAGGCAGGTTTTTGTTATCTTGAAATTTCTCTGCAGTGATGATAAATGGTGACCAATGGGTGTTAGtgtgccatcatcatcatcttacTCATGCTTTTGTATACATAAAAAAGAGGTACGCTGGGCTACGGAGAGGAGGCTTTGCAATCACTCCCTGGGAAGGTTGGATCTCAGGTGAGTGGGTACTCTCCAATTGTGTTGTTGACGGTTGTTCTCTCCAATCGTGTTGTTGATGCTTGCCCTCTCCTTGTGAAAACAATGAAATTTCTGAACAGGATGTCCAAGATTGTCTTGCGGCGCTAGACCACGCGATCGAGGAAGGACTGGTGGATGCATCCAAGGTAGCGGTTGTCGGGATCTCGCACGGCGGCTTCTTGACAACCCATTTAATTGGCCAGGTGAGCATCCTAGCAACCATGAGAGGCACAGTTGACTGCTTGATActtgcatttttcttcttcttcttcttgtagttAATTTGCCACTTTCTCTACAGGCTCCTGAGAGATTTGCTGTGGCGGCGGCTCGAAACCCCGTCTGTAACCTGTCAGTGATGATTGGCACCACAGACATCCCAGACTGGTGCTACGCCGTGGCCTGCGGGACTGAAGCGAGGTGTCTCGCCTCTGAATCACCTTCACTTGATCATCTTCGCATCTTCCACCAGAAATCACCAATTGCCCATATTTCAAAAGTATGTCCTTCCTTCCTCCCTGCCCTGTAGTTGTCGGAACTGGAGCAACATGACACAATTAAAAACATGTTAGGGTAACTTAAATGATAAGtgtcacacgtgtggcacgaagcaatccGGCCCTGGGGTTTTTTATCACTAAAGTTTCTAtctaaaaagaaaaaacaaactcTAAAAAAACTGAAACTTGTCATCCAAAAAGAAAGTTGCCATCCTCGCGTCACAAACTTGCCAAAAGAAAATGTTCAGAGTTGCCATGTGTTCATGCCACACGAGGGTCCTAGGATAAACTCAGGTTGATTCTGATTCTGCAGGTGAAAGCGCCTTTGCTTATGCTTCTCGGAGGAGCGGATCTCCGGGTACCCGCCTCTAACGGCCTACAGGTACGTCCATTCCATTGCTCTTGACATATTTTTAGCATGTTACATCCATCCAACAAACTTGCCAGCAAATATGAAACACTCTTCTTCTTATATATACCTTATTTCCGTGTTGTTACCGGCCATTTCAGTATGCAAGAACTCTGAGAGAAAGAGGGGTCGAGGTAAAAACCATCATGTTCCCAGAGGATACGCACGAAATCGATATGTAAGCCAGACTAAACTGATTCCCCCTCCCATTTTGGGATTCTTATCATCGTAATTTCATCTTGGTTCGGGTTAATTTGGTCTGCAGACCGCGGTCCGACTTTGAGAGCTTCCTCAACATGGGAGTCTGGTTCAAGAAATATCTGAAAGAAAGCTGAGCCAGAGATTTTGAGAGCTTCCTCAACATAGCCAGAGGACTTCAAAGCTAATTGACGAATTTGTCTTTTTGTGAGGCGACTAAATATTTTTTAGAACCGACAACAAGTATATATTTCCCCCCCAATAATGAGCCTAAAGAGGTTGATAAAAATGAACAGCATCAGTCTAGTTCTTGGTTGACGCAGCCTGGCAATTGTGACATTGGATTCTGTTTGTGTAGTAGGCCTCTGGCCTACAGGATCAAAATGAACAAAACCTTTTTTTTGTGcagtaacaaaactaatttacactAGAAGTTTTTAAAAAACTGACGGTGTTTTCAATGCAAGCCCAGCTGATTGAGGAACATCACACTGACGCCAGTAAGTCCTGTGAGAGATGGCAAGTTTAGTTGATACGCATGTTAATTTCATACTCGCTGTGTAAAACGTGTTGTGCTTGTCAACTAAACTTGCCATCCTCACTCAACTAAAACTGCCATAAAAAAGTTCAATTTGCCATGGGTAAATCAATCTGGAACATTCGAAATTTATCATTTCCCATATTAAAAGGTACACGGACAGAAAACGGTTTCGGAGCGCCTGGTTGCGTCGGTGGGCGGAGATCCACCACATTTTCATCTCTAGCTATAGTTGCCGTTAGTCATCACCATGGGGGGCGGTGCGGTGCGGTGGCCCTCCTTGCTGCATCAGAGCCGGACGCTGCGAGGACGTTGCGGTTCTTCGCGGTTGCGGCAGCATGGCAGTCCTGACCTGTTGACGCGCCGGATTCGACGTCGCGAACGATGGCCAGTGCGGCGGTCATCTGTGTGCGCGTATCCGGCGAGGCCGTCGGcatacatgtgccacgtggctcctTCTGGTTGGGCAATACTTGACGACGGCGTCGTCAGCCACCGTTAGGCATGGAAGTGAGTGATTGACAAAAAACTATCATTTTAGGGGTTTGCGTCCCACAGAACTACCATTTTAAAAAAAGTGACCGGAAACTACCAAAATTTTCTAATTTCAtgactaaaaactaccactttcagatAATGTCCAGTTTAGACAATTTAAACGTGTTTATGACAGCCGGGGCCCATCCGTTAGCGCTGATGTGGCGTCAAAGTCAACTTCACAGGGCGTCCAGCAGGGGCAGCTGTGTCTGCCTCGCCCAAACCCGGGCGGCTATTATGCGCGGCGGGGCGCTGGAGGCCCGGGGCGACGGCGGCTAGCGCTAGCGTCgggccactagtagaaaagggggcatttgtcccggttcgtaagggcctttagtctcaattcttgaaccgggactaaagggtcggtactaatgcttcccccctttagtcccggttctaacacgaaccgggatagatgtgcctccacgtggccgg is drawn from Triticum dicoccoides isolate Atlit2015 ecotype Zavitan chromosome 6B, WEW_v2.0, whole genome shotgun sequence and contains these coding sequences:
- the LOC119322638 gene encoding acylamino-acid-releasing enzyme 2-like, giving the protein MDAMSSEEYASQSKLLQEFTNVPSIESAWLFKTNNEDRSTAMFSISQPDMLANKKRKYILHSHIVTHDGTMPLECHWSPFPIEMTGVSAVVPSRSGSKLLVVRNGEKGSRTRLQIVNQSHVEKEIHVDQSIHGPLYTDEWFQGISWNHEETFIAYVAEQPPQPKPVFDDAGYRKESSSEEDCNSWRGQGDWEEDWGETYSRKGIPSLFVLDIASGEIRAARGITKSISAGQVVWAPPSSSGHQKLLVFVGWLEHNGFQGTARKLGIKYCSNRPCSLYAIHSPFEEEPNANNASVSGSESVSASVATNLTPGMSSAFFPRFSKDGKLLVFLSSKRAVDTGAHNATDSLHRINWPSDWKAEQQLSVTDVVPVVMCPQDGCFPGLYCSSMLSDPWLSDHCTMVLTSAWRSTEVILSIDVLSGEVTRISPEDSDYSWSALAINGNNVLSVSSSPIDPPQIRYGRRASSTEDHDGHCAWVWDEVMSPLTAASDKAKALLSDHKLSILRIPVPDPSGELSDGGRLPFEAILVSCEDSSQKPTVLILHGGPHSASVSSYSKSSAFLASLGFNLLIVNYRGTLGYGEEALQSLPGKVGSQDVQDCLAALDHAIEEGLVDASKVAVVGISHGGFLTTHLIGQAPERFAVAAARNPVCNLSVMIGTTDIPDWCYAVACGTEARCLASESPSLDHLRIFHQKSPIAHISKVKAPLLMLLGGADLRVPASNGLQYARTLRERGVEVKTIMFPEDTHEIDIPRSDFESFLNMGVWFKKYLKES